GCACGAGGCCGCGAACTTTACGCGACTACTTCGATTCCCATCGAGCGCGCCGTGCCCTTCACCGACTTGATGGCGGCATCGAGGGAGGCAGCGTTGAGATCGGGCATCTTCTGCTTGGCGATGTCGGCGACCTGCTTTTCGGTCACCTTGCCGACTTTGTCTTTGTTCGGCGAACCAGAACCCTTGGCGATATTGGCCGCGCGCTTAAGCAGCACGGATGCCGGAGGAGTCTTGGTGACAAACGTGAACGTACGGTCGCTGTAGACCGTGATCACGACGGGGATGATGAGTCCTTCCAGCTCTTTCT
This Terriglobales bacterium DNA region includes the following protein-coding sequences:
- the rplK gene encoding 50S ribosomal protein L11 — its product is MAKKATGFVKLQIPAGKATPAPPVGPALGQAQVNIMEFCKQFNARTQQKELEGLIIPVVITVYSDRTFTFVTKTPPASVLLKRAANIAKGSGSPNKDKVGKVTEKQVADIAKQKMPDLNAASLDAAIKSVKGTARSMGIEVVA